Proteins encoded within one genomic window of Bacillus thuringiensis:
- the celB gene encoding PTS cellobiose transporter subunit IIC, which produces MIRFLEKYVMPVAGKVAEQRHLQAIRDGIILTMPFLIIGSFFLIISALPIPGYNDFMAGLFGENWQRALGYPVSATFNIMALIAVFGIAYRLGEYYKVDALASGALSLVTFLLATPFQVAYIIPSTKESIIVDGAIPAALMGSQGLFVAMIIAIISTEIYRFIVQKKMIIKMPETVPPAVTRSFAALIPGFIVVTVVWIIRLIFEQTTFGSIHNVVGKLLQEPLSVLGASLWGAVIAVIIVHVLWACGIHGAAIVGGVMSPIWLSLMDQNRVAFQAGQDVPNTITAQFFDLWIYMGGSGATLALVVGMLLFARSQQLKSIGRLSIAPGIFNINEMVTFGMPIVMNPLLLIPFIVVPVVLTIVSYFAMEWGLVARPSGAAVPWTTPILFSGYLGSGGKISGVILQLVNFALAFFIYLPFLKIWDKQKLAEEKGE; this is translated from the coding sequence ATGATACGGTTTTTAGAGAAATATGTAATGCCAGTAGCAGGAAAGGTTGCAGAACAGAGGCATTTGCAAGCAATTCGTGATGGAATTATTTTGACGATGCCGTTCTTAATTATTGGATCATTTTTCCTTATCATTAGTGCGCTACCAATACCAGGGTATAATGATTTTATGGCAGGGTTGTTTGGGGAGAATTGGCAGAGGGCTTTGGGGTATCCAGTTAGTGCAACTTTTAATATAATGGCTTTAATAGCTGTTTTTGGAATCGCTTACAGGCTTGGAGAATATTATAAAGTGGATGCTTTAGCATCCGGGGCATTGTCGCTTGTGACGTTTTTACTTGCAACTCCCTTTCAAGTTGCATATATCATACCAAGCACGAAGGAAAGTATAATTGTAGACGGAGCAATCCCAGCTGCATTAATGGGAAGTCAAGGGCTGTTTGTGGCGATGATTATTGCAATCATATCTACTGAAATTTACCGATTTATTGTGCAGAAAAAGATGATTATAAAAATGCCTGAGACAGTTCCACCAGCAGTAACGCGTTCATTTGCAGCACTTATTCCGGGATTTATTGTTGTGACAGTTGTTTGGATCATTAGACTGATTTTTGAACAAACGACTTTCGGTAGTATTCATAATGTTGTAGGGAAGTTGTTGCAAGAGCCGCTTAGTGTACTGGGAGCTAGTCTTTGGGGTGCAGTAATTGCAGTTATCATTGTCCATGTTCTTTGGGCATGCGGAATTCATGGTGCTGCAATTGTTGGTGGTGTAATGAGCCCAATTTGGTTATCGTTAATGGATCAAAACCGAGTTGCTTTTCAAGCGGGTCAAGATGTACCGAATACGATTACCGCACAGTTTTTTGATTTATGGATTTATATGGGCGGCTCAGGTGCAACACTAGCTTTAGTTGTCGGAATGTTATTGTTTGCGCGAAGTCAGCAATTAAAAAGTATAGGTCGATTGTCGATTGCACCTGGTATTTTTAATATTAATGAAATGGTGACTTTCGGTATGCCAATTGTCATGAATCCACTTTTACTTATTCCATTTATAGTAGTTCCTGTTGTATTAACGATTGTTTCTTACTTTGCGATGGAATGGGGGCTAGTTGCCCGTCCGAGCGGAGCTGCTGTACCTTGGACGACACCGATTCTGTTTAGTGGATATTTGGGATCAGGTGGAAAAATTTCAGGTGTTATTTTGCAACTCGTTAACTTTGCACTAGCATTCTTCATTTATTTACCGTTCTTAAAAATATGGGATAAACAAAAGTTAGCGGAAGAAAAGGGGGAGTAA
- a CDS encoding LysR family transcriptional regulator: MELLQLKYFQTVARLEHMTKAAEELHIAQPSLSKTIARLEKDLGVPLFDRQGRQITLNSFGKVFLKRVERIFHELSEGEREIKDLADLQQSSITLAVSIPRILPELLGSFLLEHPNVRFQQFLASTPSMKRQLDNIEIDFCISSVPIEGEEIIWEPLITEEIFLVVPSGHRLSERESVYLHEVKDEPFISMNTGYGFRHLTDEFCEEAGFTPHIAFEVDEPTVISDLIKQGLGIAFVPSLTLLKNSTLALNKLRIIEPICKRTIGLSWSKKRYLSKTAQQFREFVIDYFSNIRT, translated from the coding sequence ATGGAACTTCTTCAACTAAAATACTTTCAAACAGTCGCACGATTAGAGCATATGACAAAAGCCGCTGAAGAATTGCATATCGCACAGCCTTCGCTCAGCAAAACAATTGCTAGACTAGAAAAAGACTTAGGCGTCCCGTTATTTGATCGCCAAGGTCGACAAATTACATTAAACTCTTTCGGGAAAGTATTCTTAAAACGAGTAGAGCGCATTTTTCATGAATTAAGTGAAGGCGAACGAGAAATTAAAGATTTAGCTGACTTACAACAAAGCTCTATTACACTGGCCGTTTCTATTCCAAGAATATTACCAGAACTACTCGGTTCTTTTTTACTAGAACACCCTAATGTTAGATTCCAACAGTTTCTCGCATCTACTCCTTCTATGAAACGACAACTAGATAATATAGAAATTGACTTTTGCATTTCTTCTGTGCCAATTGAAGGCGAGGAGATTATTTGGGAACCACTGATTACAGAAGAAATTTTCTTAGTCGTCCCTTCAGGCCACCGTTTATCAGAACGTGAAAGTGTATATCTGCATGAAGTAAAGGACGAACCGTTTATTAGTATGAACACTGGTTATGGATTTCGGCACTTAACAGATGAATTTTGTGAAGAAGCTGGCTTCACTCCACATATCGCTTTTGAAGTAGATGAACCAACCGTGATTAGCGACCTTATTAAGCAAGGCCTCGGCATCGCTTTTGTCCCAAGTTTAACTTTATTAAAAAACTCTACTTTAGCATTAAATAAGTTACGTATTATTGAACCCATTTGTAAGCGAACGATTGGCTTAAGCTGGTCAAAAAAACGTTACTTATCGAAAACCGCTCAGCAATTCCGTGAATTCGTGATTGATTACTTCTCCAATATTAGGACGTAA
- a CDS encoding VOC family protein, with amino-acid sequence MINQIGQIMLYVNNQDEAVQFWTETVGFQIIAEENNGQGFRWIEIAPTKGGGTSIVLHDKALIAKMQPELNLHTPSLMFFSNNLDQLYKDLSEKNVTVGQVVDLPTGRAFNFADNENNYFAVMQRK; translated from the coding sequence ATGATTAATCAAATTGGACAAATTATGTTATATGTAAATAATCAAGATGAAGCAGTACAATTTTGGACTGAGACAGTAGGATTCCAAATTATTGCGGAAGAAAATAACGGACAAGGCTTTCGCTGGATTGAAATTGCACCAACGAAAGGAGGAGGCACAAGCATCGTCCTTCACGATAAAGCGTTAATTGCGAAGATGCAACCTGAATTAAACTTACATACGCCTTCACTTATGTTCTTCTCTAATAACTTAGATCAACTGTATAAAGATCTTTCTGAGAAAAACGTTACAGTTGGACAAGTTGTAGATTTACCTACAGGCAGAGCATTCAACTTTGCTGATAATGAAAACAATTACTTTGCAGTAATGCAACGCAAATAA
- a CDS encoding dicarboxylate/amino acid:cation symporter, giving the protein MKAYRFPLILLSSILIGGFIGYFMGADAVALKPLGDIFLNLMFTIVVPLVFFSIASSIANMDGLKRFGKIMSSMAGTFLFTSILAAIFMIIVVKVFPPAQGVVLELTQPDKAEKAVSVADQIVGILTVSDFSKLLSRENMLALIFFSILMGVATSAVGEKGKPFATFLQAGAEISMKVVSFIMYYAPIGLAAYFAALVGEFGPQLLGTYFRAAMVYYPASLIYFFVFFTFYAYLAGRKQGVQVFWKNMVSPTVTSLATCSSAASIPANLEATKKMGISSDVRETVVLLGSTLHKDGSVLGGVLKIAFLFGIFNMEFEGPKTLAIALVVSLLVGTVMGAIPGGGMIGEMLIVSLYGFPPEALPIIAAISTIIDPPATMLNVTADNACAVMTARLVEGKNWIKNKFA; this is encoded by the coding sequence ATGAAGGCATATCGCTTTCCACTTATTTTATTATCTTCTATCCTAATTGGTGGTTTCATTGGTTATTTCATGGGTGCCGATGCAGTTGCTTTAAAGCCGCTTGGTGACATTTTCTTAAACTTAATGTTTACGATTGTTGTACCTCTAGTGTTCTTTAGCATCGCGTCATCTATTGCTAATATGGATGGATTAAAACGTTTCGGTAAAATTATGTCTAGTATGGCTGGGACTTTCTTATTTACAAGTATTTTAGCTGCTATTTTTATGATTATTGTCGTGAAAGTATTCCCGCCAGCACAAGGTGTTGTATTAGAACTAACACAACCTGACAAAGCTGAAAAAGCAGTTAGTGTTGCAGATCAAATCGTCGGTATTCTAACAGTATCTGACTTCTCGAAGTTACTATCTCGTGAAAATATGTTAGCTCTTATTTTCTTCTCTATCTTAATGGGAGTTGCAACTTCAGCAGTTGGTGAAAAAGGAAAACCATTCGCTACATTCTTACAAGCTGGTGCAGAGATTTCAATGAAAGTCGTATCTTTCATTATGTACTACGCTCCAATCGGACTTGCTGCTTACTTCGCAGCGTTAGTTGGTGAATTCGGACCACAACTTCTCGGAACTTACTTCCGAGCAGCAATGGTATACTATCCAGCGTCTCTCATTTACTTCTTTGTATTCTTCACGTTCTATGCATACCTTGCAGGCCGTAAGCAAGGTGTACAAGTATTTTGGAAGAACATGGTCTCTCCTACAGTTACATCACTTGCAACTTGTAGTAGTGCTGCTAGTATTCCAGCAAACTTGGAAGCAACGAAGAAAATGGGTATCTCGTCTGACGTTCGTGAAACAGTTGTCCTTCTTGGATCTACACTTCATAAAGATGGATCTGTTTTAGGCGGCGTACTAAAAATTGCTTTCTTATTTGGTATTTTCAACATGGAATTCGAAGGACCGAAAACATTAGCAATCGCACTTGTTGTTTCTCTATTAGTAGGAACAGTAATGGGTGCTATTCCAGGCGGTGGTATGATTGGTGAAATGTTAATCGTTTCTCTATACGGCTTCCCGCCAGAAGCACTGCCAATTATCGCAGCAATTAGTACAATCATTGATCCACCTGCAACGATGTTAAACGTAACAGCAGATAACGCTTGTGCCGTAATGACAGCTCGCCTTGTAGAAGGTAAGAACTGGATCAAAAACAAATTTGCTTAA
- a CDS encoding acyltransferase, protein MTQSAPEFKVLQSIAFLAVVLQSSLLYTMNQGHVLLEQSLIMGMLFNLAKFSAPAFIFIVGFHLIRHYTKQLVYKEYISEKAAHLLIPYFFWSILYLLTTNDMITLQSGIKSLLLGTAAPHLWYVIMMFQIHLLFPLLCTLFYWFQKRTENKKDIYKYMTIFASLYFLLMWYSSHYIFNGEKLTSSTILHYTDRSFFFYSFYFVMGGIAAVALKAWRTFVMKHIPLITMLFFVLFLFINYELFSFYGANSIHLTVSTYLKPSMFLYIVCEIIILYVLSITIVQRRGFLYKALRFIGNYTYGAYLAHFFFLQLCTKFLSLFILQENTILYSLLLFIITATTSISAMVICSTLPLHTWITGPSPTQNVKWAKIVLRKNHEKVFKPYL, encoded by the coding sequence ATGACTCAAAGCGCACCAGAATTTAAAGTTTTGCAAAGCATTGCATTCCTCGCTGTCGTTTTGCAAAGTTCGTTATTATATACAATGAATCAAGGACATGTTTTACTTGAGCAATCCCTCATTATGGGTATGCTATTTAATCTCGCAAAATTTTCAGCACCTGCATTCATATTTATCGTCGGCTTTCACTTAATTCGTCACTATACAAAGCAATTAGTATACAAAGAATACATTTCTGAAAAAGCCGCACATTTACTCATTCCTTATTTCTTCTGGTCTATTCTTTACTTATTAACAACAAACGATATGATTACACTACAAAGCGGAATAAAAAGTTTATTACTCGGAACAGCCGCACCCCATCTTTGGTACGTGATTATGATGTTCCAAATTCACTTATTGTTCCCTTTACTATGTACACTATTTTATTGGTTTCAAAAACGAACAGAAAATAAAAAAGACATATATAAATATATGACCATCTTTGCTTCTCTATATTTTCTCTTAATGTGGTATTCTTCTCACTACATTTTTAATGGAGAGAAATTGACTAGCTCAACCATTTTACATTATACAGACCGTTCCTTCTTCTTCTACTCATTCTATTTCGTCATGGGGGGAATTGCTGCTGTCGCACTAAAAGCGTGGCGTACATTTGTCATGAAACATATCCCGCTTATAACAATGTTATTTTTCGTCTTATTTCTATTCATCAATTATGAGTTATTTAGTTTTTACGGAGCAAATTCGATTCATTTAACCGTTTCGACTTATTTAAAACCGTCTATGTTTTTATATATCGTATGCGAAATTATTATACTTTACGTGCTGTCTATTACAATCGTACAGCGACGCGGTTTCTTATATAAAGCTTTACGATTTATCGGGAATTACACGTATGGTGCTTATTTAGCTCACTTTTTCTTCTTGCAACTATGTACAAAATTTCTTTCTTTATTCATACTGCAAGAAAACACAATATTATATAGCCTATTATTATTTATAATAACGGCCACAACCTCAATTTCAGCAATGGTCATTTGCAGTACACTACCACTTCATACGTGGATTACAGGACCTTCTCCTACGCAAAATGTGAAATGGGCTAAGATTGTACTTCGGAAAAATCACGAAAAGGTATTCAAACCATATCTTTGA
- a CDS encoding PTS sugar transporter subunit IIB, which produces MNILLCCAAGMSSSLIVTKMEKAAEARGIEVKIWAVSGSEVNSHIDEADVLLLGPQVRYLLPKMKELCKEKGVPVDVIQSVHYGLCNGEAILQAALSMKP; this is translated from the coding sequence ATGAATATTTTACTTTGCTGTGCAGCGGGAATGTCTTCCAGTTTGATTGTTACAAAAATGGAGAAAGCAGCAGAGGCAAGAGGGATAGAGGTAAAGATTTGGGCTGTATCAGGTTCTGAAGTAAATAGTCACATAGATGAAGCTGATGTACTTTTACTTGGACCGCAAGTACGTTATTTATTACCAAAAATGAAAGAGTTATGTAAGGAGAAGGGAGTACCTGTGGATGTCATTCAATCCGTCCATTACGGGCTTTGTAATGGAGAAGCTATCTTACAAGCAGCTTTGTCAATGAAACCATGA
- a CDS encoding adhesin, whose protein sequence is MKWRGCFMYPEVIKKMAFSKEHRDLLLKLYNKEITRREYDRLVESLYRPSKEACEG, encoded by the coding sequence GTGAAATGGAGAGGATGTTTTATGTATCCTGAAGTCATTAAAAAGATGGCATTTTCAAAAGAGCATAGAGATTTATTATTGAAGCTGTATAATAAAGAGATTACGCGTCGTGAGTATGATCGACTCGTGGAATCGCTATATAGACCTTCTAAAGAGGCTTGTGAGGGATAG
- a CDS encoding PTS lactose/cellobiose transporter subunit IIA: MDTIETKAFHLILHGGNARSCSMEAIDCAKRGEFTEAEAKLQEALEELKEAHRVQTELIQKEAGGEKTEVTLLMVHAQDHLMNAITVKELASEFVELYRKMSVSE; this comes from the coding sequence ATGGATACGATAGAAACGAAGGCTTTTCACTTAATTTTGCATGGGGGAAATGCGAGAAGTTGTTCAATGGAAGCAATTGATTGCGCAAAGCGTGGAGAATTTACAGAAGCAGAAGCAAAATTACAAGAAGCGTTAGAGGAATTAAAAGAGGCGCACCGTGTACAAACGGAGCTCATACAGAAAGAAGCGGGTGGTGAAAAGACCGAAGTTACCCTTCTGATGGTGCACGCGCAAGATCATTTAATGAATGCAATTACGGTGAAGGAATTAGCGAGTGAATTTGTAGAATTATATAGGAAGATGTCAGTATCGGAATGA
- a CDS encoding YhgE/Pip domain-containing protein — MKGIQLIFKDWKAMWHHKHGRIALIFLLIVPLIYSGFFLAGYWDPYGKLDKLPVAIVNLDKGAAMDEKTIHAGDDFVKNLKENKELAFHFVSEKNADEGLKEDKYYMVVTIPEDFSKKVSTLMDEKPEPAQLQYKVNPGKNFVAAQIGTTAVENMKTKISNSITKSYTEGVFSKFQDLAQGLSDASDGAGKLHEGTTDAKNGTNQLADGIKRLSDGTSKVKEGSEKLASSQSALTGGANELSQGATSLHSGMELLAQGEKTLQSGVSELSAGTNEWLNGSEKLAEGQVKADNAANSVKQQLEEYVKSHPEVQQDPAFQKIIATSNGLAQATNTLNTSQQQLTQGAQKLADGQHKIEEGMHTFGVKLNEATAGTKKIADGASNLADGFTKWGNGFTSLQEGVNHLASGGTELNHGADKLTNGLVKLDDGAKELSTKLGEGAEKIADVRNDDARNTMFSEPVQLVKSTVSDVPNYGSGIAPYFLSLAFYVGGIMASNILPLGRRQNMKVSGTVHFINKLGLVYLIGLIQALLVDVVVLGVMKLEVASVPLFVLSSIVISFTFMTFILMLVTVFGLVGKFLAVTLLVLQLATSGGTFPGELNIAVLSKIGQFLPMSHSLRGLQDVISLGDWSQLQIQILILLCYLVVAGGIAWITSHIQHKETNVEQVS; from the coding sequence ATGAAAGGAATTCAACTTATATTTAAAGATTGGAAAGCGATGTGGCACCATAAACATGGACGTATCGCTTTAATTTTTTTATTGATCGTTCCTTTAATTTATTCAGGATTCTTTTTAGCTGGATATTGGGATCCATATGGAAAATTAGATAAATTACCTGTTGCGATTGTAAATTTAGATAAGGGTGCTGCGATGGATGAGAAAACAATTCATGCAGGAGACGATTTTGTAAAAAATTTAAAAGAGAATAAGGAACTAGCTTTTCATTTCGTATCAGAAAAAAATGCTGATGAAGGGCTAAAAGAAGATAAGTATTATATGGTTGTTACGATTCCAGAGGATTTCTCTAAAAAGGTAAGCACACTTATGGATGAGAAACCAGAACCAGCGCAGCTGCAGTACAAAGTAAATCCAGGTAAAAACTTTGTAGCAGCGCAAATTGGAACGACTGCTGTTGAAAATATGAAAACAAAAATCTCAAATAGTATTACGAAATCTTATACAGAAGGTGTCTTTTCAAAGTTTCAAGACTTAGCACAGGGGTTGAGTGATGCAAGTGATGGAGCTGGAAAGTTACATGAAGGAACGACAGATGCAAAAAATGGGACAAATCAGCTTGCAGATGGTATTAAGCGTTTAAGTGACGGGACATCAAAAGTGAAAGAGGGAAGTGAAAAACTTGCTTCTAGCCAATCAGCTTTAACTGGCGGAGCCAATGAGCTGAGTCAAGGAGCAACCTCGCTTCATAGCGGTATGGAGTTACTAGCACAAGGTGAAAAAACTTTACAATCAGGGGTTAGTGAATTAAGTGCTGGTACAAATGAATGGTTGAACGGAAGTGAGAAACTTGCTGAAGGGCAAGTGAAAGCGGACAATGCAGCAAATAGTGTAAAACAGCAATTAGAAGAGTACGTGAAAAGTCATCCAGAAGTGCAGCAAGATCCTGCTTTTCAAAAGATTATCGCTACTTCTAATGGATTAGCTCAAGCAACAAACACTTTAAATACTAGCCAGCAACAATTGACACAAGGTGCGCAGAAGCTTGCGGATGGTCAGCATAAGATTGAAGAAGGTATGCATACATTCGGAGTTAAGTTAAATGAAGCTACTGCTGGAACGAAAAAGATAGCAGATGGTGCTTCGAATTTAGCTGATGGATTTACGAAATGGGGAAATGGATTTACATCATTACAAGAAGGTGTAAATCACCTTGCGAGTGGCGGAACAGAGCTGAATCATGGTGCTGATAAGTTAACGAACGGACTTGTTAAACTTGACGATGGTGCGAAAGAACTTTCTACGAAATTAGGAGAGGGCGCAGAGAAGATAGCAGATGTTCGAAATGATGATGCACGCAATACGATGTTCTCAGAGCCAGTACAATTAGTGAAGTCAACAGTTTCTGACGTACCTAACTACGGTTCAGGTATTGCGCCATATTTCTTATCCCTTGCATTTTATGTTGGCGGAATTATGGCATCGAATATTTTACCGCTTGGCCGTAGACAAAATATGAAAGTAAGCGGAACGGTACATTTTATTAATAAACTAGGATTGGTATATTTAATTGGACTTATTCAAGCATTACTTGTTGATGTGGTTGTGCTAGGAGTTATGAAATTAGAAGTTGCAAGTGTGCCACTCTTTGTTTTATCAAGTATCGTTATTTCCTTTACGTTCATGACGTTTATTCTTATGTTAGTAACGGTGTTTGGTCTTGTTGGAAAGTTCTTAGCGGTAACGCTTCTCGTCTTGCAATTAGCGACGAGCGGGGGGACTTTCCCAGGAGAATTAAATATAGCTGTTCTTAGCAAAATTGGACAATTTCTTCCAATGTCCCATTCTCTTAGAGGGCTACAAGATGTGATTTCTTTAGGAGATTGGTCTCAATTACAAATACAAATTTTAATATTGTTATGCTATCTCGTTGTTGCTGGCGGAATTGCTTGGATCACGAGTCATATACAACATAAGGAAACGAATGTAGAACAAGTTTCTTAA